Proteins found in one Lysinibacillus fusiformis genomic segment:
- a CDS encoding CBS domain-containing protein: MGTENSDRFLTAFNRIDHRLRDIVGAKDFMPFYRLIDQAKKKDVLVKKYEDDLRSYADLRNAIVHHRTSLHYVIAEPHTDVVERIEYIDATLAKPTLVGQMFRKRVLIFQENDSLKHVLKVIRLRKYTQFPVYYNKQFKGLITTVGITNWLASKMGGDHLPKRIPTLHDILMHEKNRVNYKFVSRSISIYEAEEIFKQGVERGRRFEALLITEHGQPHQKLLGIITPLDIVKID; this comes from the coding sequence GTGGGAACTGAAAATTCCGATCGTTTCCTGACAGCGTTTAATCGGATAGATCATAGATTACGAGATATTGTAGGTGCTAAAGATTTTATGCCTTTTTATCGACTTATTGATCAAGCAAAGAAAAAGGATGTCTTGGTGAAGAAATATGAAGATGATCTACGCTCCTATGCCGACTTACGAAATGCGATTGTGCATCATCGTACCTCTTTACATTATGTGATTGCAGAGCCACATACCGATGTTGTAGAACGAATTGAATACATAGATGCTACTCTCGCTAAGCCAACGCTTGTGGGGCAAATGTTCCGTAAAAGAGTACTGATTTTTCAAGAAAATGATTCTTTAAAACATGTTTTAAAAGTGATACGTCTGCGCAAATATACACAATTTCCCGTTTATTATAATAAGCAATTTAAGGGGCTAATCACGACAGTAGGAATCACCAATTGGCTTGCTTCAAAGATGGGTGGCGATCATTTACCAAAAAGAATTCCAACATTGCATGATATTTTAATGCATGAGAAAAATAGAGTGAATTATAAATTTGTCAGTAGATCTATATCCATCTATGAGGCTGAGGAGATATTTAAACAGGGGGTCGAAAGAGGGAGGCGATTTGAGGCATTATTAATAACGGAGCATGGTCAACCACATCAAAAATTACTCGGTATTATTACACCATTAGATATTGTCAAAATTGATTAA
- a CDS encoding YetF domain-containing protein: MESFIHAHFWEMILRTTLSFFALLILARILGKKQLGQLTFFHYITGITFGSIASEIASQEETPFLDGMISLVWWSALTYLMTVITIKSKKARVLIDDKPTIVIQKGLILESALQKNRLHLDELTMMLREQAIFSVQDVEYALLETNGKLSVLQKTSEQVATKQDVKADVSPPTYLPTEVISDGQLIIENIVEIELTEDWVMKKLKKQNVHSVEEVYFAQVQTNGSLYISLKDKARHSSP, translated from the coding sequence ATGGAAAGCTTTATTCATGCTCACTTTTGGGAAATGATTCTTCGAACAACACTTTCATTTTTTGCATTACTTATTCTGGCACGTATACTTGGAAAAAAACAATTGGGCCAGTTAACATTCTTCCATTATATTACCGGCATTACATTTGGTTCGATCGCTTCAGAAATTGCCTCTCAGGAAGAAACACCATTTTTAGATGGTATGATTTCCCTTGTTTGGTGGAGTGCCTTAACGTATTTGATGACCGTTATTACGATTAAATCTAAAAAGGCTCGCGTTCTCATTGATGATAAGCCAACGATTGTTATTCAAAAAGGTCTTATATTAGAATCAGCACTACAAAAAAATCGTCTTCATCTAGATGAGCTGACAATGATGCTACGTGAACAAGCCATTTTCTCTGTACAGGACGTTGAATATGCCTTACTAGAAACGAACGGGAAACTCAGTGTGCTACAAAAAACCTCTGAACAGGTGGCTACAAAGCAGGATGTTAAAGCAGATGTATCACCGCCTACTTATCTTCCTACAGAAGTCATTTCTGATGGTCAACTTATTATAGAAAATATTGTTGAAATAGAGCTGACAGAAGATTGGGTCATGAAGAAATTGAAAAAGCAAAATGTGCATTCCGTAGAAGAAGTTTATTTTGCTCAAGTCCAAACAAATGGTTCCCTGTACATTAGCTTAAAAGATAAAGCGAGACATTCAAGCCCTTAA
- a CDS encoding MFS transporter has translation MNKQLNVTNPMYPIMIAIGVAHLINDTMQAVIPAMFPIFKSELGLTFTQIGMISFVLNIFASALQPAVGFISDKKPMPYALPIGMISSFIGIAIIAFTTEYWIIIIAVLFIGFGSAIFHPEGSRVSFMAAGSKRGLAQSIYQVGGNSGQALAPLISAYIFDILGQRGAAIILVIATFGIILLSKIATWYKKQLEQERIAKKKRVLVSTLPPLTKKQVGIALTLLFTIIFARSFYTTNITSFYVFYLMDHYDVSLRLGQILIFTFMAFGVVGTFFGGSLSDRIGRKNVIILSVVVPMPFCLALPYVPLWTAMIFLVIIGTLIMISFSVTVVYAQELVPTKIGTMAGLTTGFAFGMGAIGAMVIGVLMDHKGIDFTMIVVSLLPLLLLVAFFLPKDKPASAAV, from the coding sequence ATGAATAAACAATTAAATGTAACAAATCCAATGTATCCAATTATGATTGCAATCGGTGTTGCTCACCTTATCAATGATACGATGCAAGCTGTTATCCCAGCGATGTTTCCTATATTTAAGAGTGAATTAGGTTTGACCTTTACACAAATTGGTATGATTTCTTTTGTTTTAAACATATTTGCTTCTGCCTTACAGCCTGCTGTAGGCTTTATCAGTGATAAAAAACCAATGCCCTATGCTTTACCTATAGGTATGATTAGTTCATTTATAGGGATTGCCATTATAGCGTTTACAACAGAGTATTGGATTATTATTATTGCGGTATTATTTATCGGCTTTGGTTCAGCTATCTTTCATCCTGAAGGATCAAGAGTTTCATTTATGGCAGCTGGCTCTAAAAGAGGACTTGCTCAGTCTATCTATCAGGTGGGGGGGAATTCAGGACAAGCTCTTGCACCGTTAATTAGTGCTTACATCTTTGATATTCTCGGGCAACGTGGTGCTGCGATTATATTAGTCATTGCAACGTTCGGTATCATTTTATTAAGTAAAATTGCAACATGGTATAAAAAACAATTGGAGCAGGAGCGTATAGCGAAGAAAAAACGTGTACTCGTCTCAACATTGCCTCCTTTAACAAAGAAACAAGTAGGAATTGCGTTAACGTTATTATTTACAATTATTTTTGCACGATCATTTTATACAACAAATATAACTAGCTTTTATGTGTTTTATTTGATGGATCACTATGATGTCAGTCTTCGACTAGGGCAAATATTAATATTCACCTTTATGGCATTTGGGGTAGTAGGTACATTTTTCGGAGGCTCTTTATCAGATCGTATTGGTAGAAAGAATGTCATAATTCTTTCTGTTGTAGTACCAATGCCATTTTGTTTAGCATTGCCTTATGTACCATTATGGACCGCTATGATATTTTTAGTCATTATCGGTACATTAATCATGATTAGCTTCTCCGTAACGGTGGTCTATGCTCAAGAGCTAGTTCCAACAAAAATTGGCACAATGGCAGGTTTAACAACGGGCTTTGCTTTTGGTATGGGAGCAATAGGGGCAATGGTTATCGGGGTTTTAATGGATCATAAAGGCATTGATTTTACAATGATTGTCGTTTCATTATTACCTTTATTATTACTAGTAGCCTTCTTCTTACCGAAGGATAAACCAGCATCTGCTGCTGTCTAA
- a CDS encoding histidine kinase, translated as MKHVKGRLDESILVCVYYGLNGERLIHRGHKMATMLDCPLYILSVDSQPLDAFDAEKSSYIEQWKKLSDELEVEKFILQDNEKRPIQKVIAEVAKNYGISQIIVGQSAQSRWEEITKGSFLNVLLKEVPFVDFHIVAVQRPTDDDANETYEKGVRAYLIKEQDNFKVAFTCPKYVSIEGIFFKEIGTDFDNGIFKFTYNDKMHEVHISEGYVVDQEKLPAEFLAPLRQ; from the coding sequence ATGAAGCATGTAAAAGGGCGTTTGGATGAAAGTATATTAGTTTGTGTTTACTACGGCTTAAATGGCGAGCGTTTAATACATCGTGGTCATAAGATGGCCACAATGCTTGATTGCCCACTCTATATTCTTTCAGTCGATTCGCAACCCCTTGATGCATTTGACGCAGAGAAATCTAGTTATATAGAGCAATGGAAGAAGTTATCAGATGAGCTTGAGGTTGAAAAATTTATTTTGCAAGATAATGAAAAACGCCCCATACAAAAAGTTATTGCAGAAGTCGCAAAGAATTATGGCATTTCGCAAATTATCGTAGGGCAAAGCGCACAAAGCCGTTGGGAGGAAATTACTAAAGGTTCGTTCCTAAATGTACTGTTAAAAGAAGTTCCTTTTGTTGATTTTCATATTGTAGCTGTTCAACGCCCAACAGACGATGATGCAAATGAAACATATGAAAAAGGAGTACGTGCTTACTTAATTAAAGAGCAGGATAACTTTAAAGTAGCATTTACATGTCCTAAATATGTATCGATTGAGGGTATATTTTTCAAAGAAATTGGCACAGATTTTGACAATGGCATCTTTAAATTTACTTACAACGATAAAATGCATGAAGTTCATATTTCAGAGGGCTATGTAGTCGATCAGGAGAAACTGCCAGCAGAATTTTTAGCGCCATTAAGACAATAA
- a CDS encoding Na+/H+ antiporter subunit A: MVTVLIAILLPFVCAALIPLLYRRLRRVTHLGWFVLSVPFILFLLLARYIPQLAESKTFIHTYEWIPSFNINFTTYLDGLSMIFGLLITGVGSLVILYSIFYLSTKESLHHFYCYLLLFMGAMLGVVFSDNLMVLYTFWELTSVSSFLLIAFWHHRKASRAGAKKAMMITVFGGLSMLAGLLMLYVASHTFSIREIVANVEIIRDHALFTPALILILLGAFTKSAQFPFHIWLPDAMEAPTPVSAYLHSATMVKAGIYLVARFSPVFGGEATWFWLVSVIGLVTLFWGSFNAVRQTDLKALLAFSTVSQLGLIMSLFGLGSVGHYYGYGEDSILYTQASFAALFHLVNHSTFKGALFMMVGIVDHEVGTRDIRRLGGLMSLMPITFTIAVIGGFSMAGLPPFNGFLSKEMFFAAVLAIRDVEAFSIADIGLFFPLVAWVASIFTFVYSLILISRTFLGKLQPEKIDKKPHEAPLGMLISPIILCLLVVGIFFFPNVLGHYILEPAMASIYPTFPTTSELTPHIHAWHGINAELLMTVGVIIIGIILFKTLKSWKPLYRLFSQKYTFNTYYNRMIEMSENGSQKLTNKYMTGNLTHYFVYIYVFFIALIAGYFVWSDAMTFNFDKDSAIEYYELILVFVMIFAAVWMIFAKGRVTAMLLNGVLGYSIAFFFVIFRAPDLALTQLVVESVTTALFLLCFKYLPDLMPEVPRKRVQWSKALISIFVGATVTIVGLAVVHYDRFEPVATYFNDAYELAGGSNIVNTILGDFRAFDTMLEVVVLLIAGLGVYALTKLKPRKEEADHEN, translated from the coding sequence TTGGTCACAGTTCTCATCGCAATACTTTTGCCATTTGTTTGTGCTGCACTGATTCCATTGCTTTACAGGCGACTAAGGCGTGTCACACATCTTGGCTGGTTTGTTTTATCTGTTCCATTCATCTTATTTCTTTTACTCGCTCGCTATATTCCTCAATTAGCCGAGAGTAAAACGTTTATTCATACATATGAGTGGATTCCCTCTTTTAATATAAATTTCACAACTTACCTAGATGGACTCAGTATGATTTTTGGTCTGCTGATTACTGGTGTAGGTAGTTTAGTTATTTTATATTCTATTTTTTATTTATCAACGAAAGAATCTCTTCATCATTTTTACTGCTATTTATTACTATTCATGGGCGCTATGCTTGGCGTTGTTTTTTCAGATAACCTAATGGTATTATACACATTTTGGGAATTGACAAGTGTGTCATCATTCCTATTAATCGCATTTTGGCATCATAGAAAGGCATCTCGTGCAGGGGCCAAAAAAGCGATGATGATTACAGTCTTTGGCGGACTATCCATGCTTGCAGGCCTCTTAATGCTCTATGTAGCTTCACATACATTTAGTATTCGTGAAATTGTAGCGAATGTAGAGATTATACGGGATCATGCTCTATTTACGCCAGCCCTCATTTTAATTTTACTAGGAGCGTTTACAAAGTCTGCACAATTTCCATTCCACATTTGGTTGCCTGATGCTATGGAGGCCCCAACACCTGTTAGTGCTTACTTACATTCCGCAACAATGGTTAAGGCAGGCATTTATTTAGTTGCTCGCTTTTCACCAGTTTTTGGCGGAGAAGCAACGTGGTTCTGGCTAGTTAGTGTTATCGGTCTAGTTACATTATTCTGGGGTTCATTTAATGCGGTTCGTCAAACAGATTTAAAAGCTTTATTAGCCTTTTCAACAGTGAGTCAGCTTGGCTTAATTATGAGTCTATTTGGTCTTGGGTCTGTTGGTCACTATTATGGCTATGGTGAAGATTCTATTTTATACACACAGGCAAGCTTTGCAGCACTATTTCACCTCGTGAATCATTCGACTTTTAAAGGAGCCTTATTCATGATGGTTGGAATTGTCGATCATGAAGTAGGTACTCGTGATATTCGTCGTCTCGGTGGCTTAATGTCTTTAATGCCTATCACTTTTACAATCGCAGTCATTGGTGGCTTCTCAATGGCAGGACTACCACCATTCAATGGCTTTTTAAGTAAGGAAATGTTTTTTGCAGCAGTATTGGCTATTCGCGATGTAGAAGCATTCTCTATTGCTGATATAGGGTTATTTTTCCCATTAGTAGCATGGGTGGCAAGTATTTTTACCTTTGTCTATAGTTTGATTTTAATTAGTCGTACATTTTTGGGTAAACTACAGCCTGAGAAGATCGATAAAAAACCACATGAAGCTCCACTTGGCATGTTAATTTCGCCAATTATTTTATGCTTGTTGGTAGTTGGTATCTTTTTCTTCCCGAATGTGTTAGGTCACTATATTTTAGAGCCTGCCATGGCAAGTATTTATCCTACATTCCCGACTACAAGTGAATTAACACCACATATCCATGCATGGCATGGCATTAATGCAGAGTTATTGATGACAGTAGGTGTCATTATTATTGGGATTATCTTATTCAAAACTTTAAAAAGCTGGAAGCCACTCTATCGTCTGTTTTCACAAAAGTATACGTTTAATACGTATTACAATCGAATGATAGAGATGAGTGAAAATGGCTCACAGAAGCTTACTAATAAATATATGACAGGTAATTTAACACATTATTTTGTCTATATATATGTATTTTTTATTGCACTTATAGCTGGTTATTTTGTTTGGTCAGATGCTATGACTTTTAATTTTGACAAAGATTCCGCTATTGAATACTACGAGTTAATCCTTGTATTTGTCATGATCTTTGCAGCCGTTTGGATGATTTTCGCAAAGGGTCGAGTGACAGCGATGTTGCTTAATGGTGTACTAGGCTATTCTATTGCCTTCTTCTTTGTTATTTTCCGTGCACCAGATCTAGCTTTAACACAATTAGTTGTTGAATCGGTCACAACAGCTTTATTCCTTTTATGTTTTAAATATTTACCAGATTTAATGCCAGAGGTACCACGTAAAAGGGTTCAATGGTCAAAAGCATTGATTTCTATTTTTGTTGGGGCAACCGTAACAATTGTTGGTTTAGCAGTCGTACACTATGATCGCTTTGAACCAGTGGCTACTTACTTCAATGATGCTTATGAATTGGCTGGCGGTTCCAACATCGTTAATACAATATTAGGGGATTTCCGTGCTTTTGATACGATGCTAGAGGTTGTTGTTCTTCTGATTGCTGGCTTAGGGGTCTATGCTCTGACAAAGCTTAAGCCACGAAAGGAGGAAGCAGATCATGAAAATTAA
- a CDS encoding Na(+)/H(+) antiporter subunit B, whose product MKINDVILRTITKAVVFIILTLGVYLFFAGHHAPGGGFIGGLVLASGIVLLYLAYDIETVHKGMPFDFKKVAALGVLLATGTAIGSLFFDVPFLTQAHTYIDVPIFGKMGFSTVTIFEAGVALTVVGVVVTIILSISEDE is encoded by the coding sequence ATGAAAATTAATGATGTGATTTTAAGGACCATCACCAAGGCAGTCGTGTTCATTATTTTAACACTCGGTGTGTATTTGTTCTTCGCTGGGCATCACGCTCCTGGTGGTGGCTTTATAGGTGGTCTGGTGTTAGCCTCGGGCATTGTTTTATTATATCTAGCCTACGATATTGAAACTGTGCATAAAGGGATGCCTTTCGACTTCAAAAAAGTTGCAGCTCTTGGTGTATTGCTTGCAACTGGAACTGCAATAGGTTCGTTGTTTTTCGATGTACCATTTTTAACACAAGCACATACGTATATAGATGTTCCTATATTTGGGAAAATGGGTTTTTCAACTGTCACTATTTTTGAAGCGGGTGTGGCTTTAACAGTGGTGGGGGTTGTTGTAACAATTATTTTAAGTATAAGTGAGGATGAGTAG
- a CDS encoding Na(+)/H(+) antiporter subunit C, translating into MESLILVLVGILVAVATYLILSKQLLRVILGTAVLSHAAHLLILTMGGLKKGDVPLLGESEGPYTDALPQALILTAIVISFAVTAFVLVLGYRAYKTNGSGNFDELRGTPDE; encoded by the coding sequence ATGGAGTCTTTAATACTTGTTTTAGTAGGTATATTAGTAGCTGTTGCGACGTACTTAATCCTCTCGAAGCAGTTATTGCGTGTTATTTTAGGTACTGCTGTTTTATCACATGCTGCCCACCTACTGATTCTGACAATGGGAGGTCTAAAAAAAGGAGATGTACCATTATTAGGGGAATCAGAGGGACCATATACAGATGCGTTACCACAAGCATTAATTTTAACAGCTATTGTCATTAGCTTTGCTGTCACTGCCTTTGTTCTCGTTTTAGGCTATCGTGCGTACAAAACAAATGGTTCAGGGAATTTTGATGAATTGAGAGGTACGCCGGATGAGTAA
- a CDS encoding Na+/H+ antiporter subunit D has product MSNMIVLPLIVPVITAILLVFLKEHVMLQRIISLLTLSFIIIISIILLVEIQEQGVMRIDFSGWAPPFGISFVADSFATLLVLVANLVALICMLYAIFTMELRYEKMYFYSFTLLMVAGVNGSFLTGDIFNLFVCFEVMLLASYALISLGGEKIQLREALKYVLINIVASWIFLVALAFLYGTVGTLNMAHISVRVMEAGVNPLITTVALIFLIVFSLKAGLLLFFWLPGSYSVPPTAIAALFAALLTKVGIYALVRSFTLLFPNNTEVSHTALGIMAVITIIAGCIGALSSRDVRTIASYNVLIGVGFIIVGLAVGTESALQGVIYYLMHDMVAKAMLFLAVGMMIYVTGETVIDKMSGLIRNYPFFGWLFFIAMCSLAGIPPLSGFLGKVLIGQGAIEGGHFVLLGLGFFSSLIVLYSLLRIFLSSFFGETIISLEDEKPLPKRILLPLTLLAACTIGLGIGAEKLAPFVTDAAETLYTPSIYIDAVLDGEQWQGEVNK; this is encoded by the coding sequence ATGAGTAATATGATTGTTTTACCATTAATTGTACCGGTAATTACAGCTATTTTACTGGTGTTTTTAAAAGAGCATGTGATGTTACAACGTATCATCAGCTTATTGACATTGAGCTTTATTATTATCATTAGCATCATTTTATTAGTAGAGATTCAAGAACAGGGTGTGATGCGCATTGATTTTAGCGGTTGGGCACCTCCATTTGGAATCTCATTTGTTGCAGATTCATTTGCGACACTTCTAGTGTTAGTTGCAAATCTTGTAGCCCTCATTTGTATGTTATATGCAATTTTTACGATGGAGCTAAGGTATGAAAAAATGTATTTTTATTCATTTACCTTACTCATGGTAGCGGGCGTCAATGGTTCATTTTTAACTGGAGATATTTTTAACTTATTTGTATGTTTTGAAGTAATGTTGCTCGCTTCGTATGCACTTATCAGCTTAGGTGGCGAAAAAATTCAGCTACGTGAAGCATTGAAATATGTACTCATCAACATTGTTGCCTCTTGGATTTTCTTAGTGGCGTTAGCTTTTCTGTATGGAACAGTCGGCACTTTAAATATGGCTCATATCTCCGTTCGTGTAATGGAGGCAGGAGTTAATCCACTTATTACAACAGTGGCGCTTATTTTCTTAATCGTCTTTAGCTTGAAGGCTGGACTTTTATTATTCTTCTGGTTGCCAGGCTCATACAGCGTACCACCAACTGCCATTGCTGCTTTATTTGCTGCTTTATTAACAAAGGTAGGGATCTATGCACTTGTACGTAGTTTTACATTGCTGTTCCCTAATAATACTGAGGTCTCACACACAGCGCTTGGCATCATGGCTGTAATTACAATAATAGCAGGATGTATCGGTGCTCTTTCAAGTCGTGATGTTAGAACGATAGCCTCCTACAATGTGCTAATTGGTGTTGGCTTTATAATAGTTGGACTAGCGGTTGGCACTGAGTCAGCATTACAAGGTGTTATCTATTATTTAATGCATGATATGGTAGCAAAGGCTATGTTGTTTTTAGCAGTTGGTATGATGATATATGTCACTGGGGAAACAGTAATTGATAAAATGAGTGGACTGATTCGTAATTATCCTTTCTTTGGGTGGCTATTCTTTATAGCGATGTGCTCATTAGCTGGTATACCACCATTAAGCGGTTTTTTAGGAAAGGTTTTAATTGGACAAGGTGCGATAGAAGGTGGCCATTTCGTTCTATTAGGTCTAGGGTTTTTCTCTAGTTTAATTGTTTTATATTCACTGCTACGGATATTTCTTTCTTCCTTTTTTGGTGAAACGATTATTAGCTTAGAGGATGAAAAACCTTTACCAAAACGTATATTGTTGCCATTAACATTACTGGCTGCCTGTACAATTGGTTTAGGTATTGGGGCAGAAAAATTGGCACCCTTTGTAACAGATGCAGCTGAAACACTTTATACACCATCTATCTATATCGATGCAGTTTTAGATGGCGAACAATGGCAAGGTGAGGTGAATAAATAA
- a CDS encoding Na+/H+ antiporter subunit E: MAMQFILNLFIAALWLLLQDEVTPQFSTFLMGFFVGMGILYAMHRFYGTQFYLRRVFSIIKLLWLFNWELFLSSYSVLRQITTPKLNITPGIFTYKTVLKGDWEITALALLLTLTPGSVVMEVSEEGDVFYIHAMDIEQSKDAVIRSIGKFEQAIMEVTR, from the coding sequence ATGGCGATGCAGTTTATTTTAAATTTATTTATCGCAGCACTTTGGTTACTCCTACAGGATGAAGTGACACCACAATTTTCGACATTTTTGATGGGCTTTTTTGTAGGTATGGGTATTCTATATGCAATGCATCGCTTTTATGGTACTCAATTTTACTTGCGAAGAGTCTTTTCAATCATTAAATTATTATGGCTGTTTAACTGGGAGCTATTTTTATCAAGCTATAGTGTATTAAGACAAATCACTACACCTAAGCTAAACATTACGCCTGGTATTTTCACATATAAAACTGTACTAAAGGGAGACTGGGAGATTACAGCACTTGCATTACTGTTAACATTAACACCTGGCTCTGTCGTCATGGAAGTGTCTGAAGAGGGCGATGTTTTTTATATCCATGCCATGGACATAGAACAGTCTAAGGATGCTGTTATACGATCAATTGGAAAATTTGAGCAAGCAATAATGGAGGTGACACGCTAA
- a CDS encoding Na(+)/H(+) antiporter subunit F1: MINNILLLALAFFSISIALSLYRVIRGPSMPDRAIALDTIGVNLLSAIAIVSIILKTKAYLEAILILGILAFIGTIAFTKYIERGVIVERKSDD, encoded by the coding sequence ATGATTAACAATATATTACTTCTTGCACTTGCTTTCTTTAGTATTTCCATTGCGCTGTCATTGTATCGTGTTATCCGTGGCCCATCAATGCCGGATCGAGCAATAGCTCTCGATACAATTGGTGTTAATCTATTATCGGCTATTGCGATTGTCTCTATTATATTGAAGACGAAGGCATATTTAGAGGCTATTCTTATTTTAGGTATTTTAGCGTTTATCGGAACGATTGCCTTTACAAAATATATAGAAAGAGGTGTGATTGTTGAACGTAAATCAGATGATTGA
- a CDS encoding Na+/H+ antiporter subunit G, producing MNVNQMIEWAAVILILIGSIVSVISAFGMIRLPDVYTRSHAATKSSTLSVLTCLLGAFIYFWVHDGFVSVRLILGILFVFVTAPVAGHLICRAAYRSHVPLAEGSGEDELKSKLFPEEHSIK from the coding sequence TTGAACGTAAATCAGATGATTGAATGGGCGGCAGTTATCCTTATTCTTATAGGTTCCATCGTGAGTGTGATTAGCGCATTTGGAATGATTCGCTTACCAGATGTCTATACACGATCACATGCTGCTACGAAAAGTTCTACGTTATCAGTTTTAACCTGTTTATTAGGAGCGTTTATTTATTTCTGGGTGCATGACGGTTTTGTTAGTGTACGGCTCATTTTAGGTATTCTTTTCGTCTTTGTGACAGCACCAGTCGCTGGACATTTAATTTGCCGTGCAGCCTATCGTTCTCACGTTCCATTAGCAGAGGGCTCTGGAGAGGACGAATTAAAGTCAAAATTATTTCCTGAAGAGCATTCGATAAAATAG
- a CDS encoding DNA-binding response regulator, whose translation MLKAVIIDDEILAIRLLESMLKASGSIEIIGTFQNPKDGLVNIDILKPDILFLDIEMAEMTGLEFASKIEDVSSYMDIVFVTAYENYALEAFNVQAIDYILKPIDHSRLLKTIERLLERKRHKKLIQPIDYTSVNEGTKIIHTLHFHIHSGKVSIGDTVLTLPTKEFQILSFLAQHSNQAFPAAELYRLIWGEDSFGQTQALRVHISNLRKKLETIPGHTAKIVMVRGSGYQLVFQAE comes from the coding sequence TTGTTAAAAGCAGTTATTATAGATGATGAAATTTTAGCCATTCGTTTATTAGAATCCATGCTAAAGGCAAGTGGCTCTATTGAGATTATTGGAACCTTCCAGAATCCAAAGGATGGTTTAGTAAATATTGATATATTAAAACCTGATATTCTATTTTTAGACATTGAAATGGCCGAAATGACCGGTCTTGAGTTTGCTTCTAAAATAGAAGATGTCTCAAGCTACATGGATATTGTCTTTGTTACAGCATATGAAAATTATGCTTTAGAGGCCTTTAATGTACAGGCTATAGATTATATTTTAAAGCCCATTGACCACAGCCGACTTTTAAAAACCATTGAGCGGCTACTTGAACGGAAGCGTCATAAAAAGTTGATACAACCAATTGATTATACTTCTGTGAATGAAGGAACTAAAATTATTCACACATTACACTTTCATATACACTCAGGGAAAGTTTCAATTGGTGATACTGTATTAACTTTACCAACAAAGGAATTTCAAATTTTATCCTTTTTAGCACAGCATAGTAATCAAGCCTTTCCCGCTGCTGAGCTGTATCGACTTATATGGGGCGAGGATAGCTTTGGACAAACACAAGCATTACGAGTTCATATCAGTAATTTAAGAAAAAAACTGGAAACGATCCCAGGACACACAGCAAAAATTGTTATGGTAAGAGGCTCTGGCTATCAATTAGTTTTTCAAGCTGAATAA